A region of Vigna radiata var. radiata cultivar VC1973A chromosome 10, Vradiata_ver6, whole genome shotgun sequence DNA encodes the following proteins:
- the LOC106774561 gene encoding outer envelope protein 64, mitochondrial-like gives MSKSLKLNASNPKVWLLIGIGLAGAVVLVETRRRRRWKLPKEDFGAFVERFELLPIRQPDQTQTLSALSFAIKDIFDVKGYVTGFGNPHWKRTHSEAGKTAIVITALLSNGATCVGKTVMDEFSFGISGENKFYGTPINPYLTSSVPGGSSSGSAVAVAARLVDFAIGTDTTGCVRIPAAFCGILGFRPSHGVVSTIGVLPNAQSLDTVGWFARDASVLRHVGLVLLPTNLVELKRTRRIIFADDLFQLSKVPSQKTVYIIDKAIENLSGYQSPQHMNICQYIASNVPSLKGFHDKLTHQRNGVSMLKDLTLVMFSLQGYEFKTNHEEWFKSVKPRLGRAVSERVIAAMNSTHDHVKTLYKVRNEMRVAFQRLLKDDGILVIPTVPDDPLKRNTDKGFSSEFHDRAFALSSIASISGCCQVAIPLGCHKDCCASVSFISAHRADKFLLNTVLDMYTTIQEQVSVAYALPQPDTNGGIETSELLKEKGNAAFKGRLWNKAVDYYSEAINLNGKNATYFSNRAAAYLELGCFQEAEEDCNKAILHDKKNVKAYLRRGTAREQLLRYKEALKDFQHALVLEPQNKTASLAEKRLRKSWS, from the exons ATGTCTAAATCGTTGAAGCTTAACGCCTCCAACCCTAAAGTCTGGCTCCTCATTGGAATAGGACTCGCCGGCGCCGTCGTTCTGGTCGAGACCCGCCGGAGGCGACGGTGGAAGCTCCCCAAAGAGGACTTTGGTGCATTCGTAGAGCGTTTCGAACTTCTCCCCATTCGTCAACCGGACCAAACGCAAACGCTCTCTGCCCTAAGCTTCGCCATCAAAGACAT ATTCGATGTGAAGGGGTATGTGACGGGGTTTGGGAACCCTCATTGGAAGAGGACGCACAGTGAAGCTGGGAAGACTGCCATTGTCATCACTGCTCTCCTCTCCAACGGTGCTACTTGTGTTGGCAAGACTGTTATGGATGAATTCTCTTTTGG GATTTCCGGTGAGAACAAGTTTTATGGAACGCCAATTAATCCTTACTTGACCTCATCCGTCCCTGGCGGTTCCTCCAGTGGTTCGGCTGTTGCTGTTGCTGCACGTCTCGTTGACTTTGCTATTG GTACCGATACAACAGGTTGTGTGAGAATTCCCGCAGCATTCTGTGGTATTCTTGGGTTTCGACCATCTCATGGGGTTGTATCCACCATTGGAGTTCTTCCAAATGCACAAAGCTTGGACACTGTTG GATGGTTTGCTCGGGATGCTTCTGTCCTACGTCATGTTGGACTTGTTTTACTACCAACGAATTTGGTGGAACTCAAAAGGACAAGGCGTATTATTTTTGCAGATgatctttttcaactttctaaAGTTCCTTCACAGAAAACAGTATATATTATTGACAAAGCAATTGAAAATTTGTCTGGTT ATCAGTCCCCGCAACATATGAATATTTGCCAGTATATTGCCTCTAATGTTCCCAGTTTAAAGGGATTTCATGATAAATTAACACACCAACGAAATGGAGTATCTATGTTGAAGGATCTCACTCTGGTTATGTTTTCTTTACAAGG ATATGAATTCAAAACAAATCATGAAGAGTGGTTTAAATCAGTCAAACCCAGGTTAGGACGTGCTGTGTCTGAGCGTGTTATTGCAGCCATGAATAGTACACATGATCATGTGAAAACCTTGTATAAAGTAAGAAATGAAATGCGGGTTGCTTTCCAACGTTTGTTAAAG GATGATGGAATACTGGTTATTCCCACTGTTCCAGATGATCCATTAAAGCGTAATACAGATAAAGGATTTTCTTCTGAGTTTCATGACAGAGCTTTTGCATTATCTAGCATTGCTAGTATCTCTGGATGTTGTCAG gttGCAATTCCATTAGGATGTCACAAAGATTGTTGTGCTTCTGTCTCGTTCATCTCGGCCCATAGAGCTGataaatttcttcttaataCGGTTTTGGATATGTATACAACAATTCAGGAGCAAGTTAGTGTTGCTTATGCTTTGCCCCAACCGGATACAAATGGTGGTATAGAAACTTCCGAGCTTTTGAAGGAGAAG GGAAATGCAGCCTTTAAAGGAAGGCTGTGGAATAAGGCAGTCGATTACTACAGTGAGGCTATTAACTTGAATGGGAAAAATGCAACTTACTTCAGCAACCGGGCAGCTGCTTACCTGGAGTTAGGATG CTTTCAGGAAGCTGAAGAGGACTGCAATAAGGCCATATTACATGATAAGAAG AATGTAAAGGCATATCTGAGGCGTGGAACTGCTAGAGAACAACTACTTCGTTATAAGGAAGCTCTGAAAG